The DNA segment CTATTATATTAGCCTCCTCTAGTAATTTTGCTATCTTAGCTCCTCCGCCTAACTCTCTAACGTTTACTGCGACTTGGTGGCTTTTAGTGTATCCTAGATGCTCTCCTACTACCTTAAATCCTCTTTCCGCTAAGGCCTCTGCAAGTTTTTTCGCATTTTTAGTTATTTGTGAAGCGTAATCTTTACCGAAGTATTTCATTTCTATTAAAGTAACCGCAGTTGCTGGCAGTCTGTGCAAATGATGATTGCTTACAAACCATGGAAATATTGTCCTAGAGATTTCTTTGAATAGTTCGTCATCATTTGATAATATAGAACCTCCTTGGGGTCCAGGAAAAGTCTTATGAGTGGAGGTAGTCATTACATCTGCCCCTTCATCTAATGGATTACTCCAAGCTTTACCAACTATTAATCCGTAAACGTGAGCAGCATCATAAACTAGTTTTGCCCCGACCGCATGAACGTGAGGAGCAAGTTCTTTTGTAGGATGAGGGAATAAATATAAGCTTCCTCCAAGAACTACGAATTTTGGTTTAACCTCTTCTATCATTTTAATAGCCTTATCTACATCAACGTTTATGTTTTCTTTATCAAAAGGCATTTCTATATGTTGTATTCCTAGTGCTCCTAAAGTTCCGAACTTTGTGTGACTTACGTGAGAGCCCGCTTGAACTGGGGCTATTAATGCCTTATCTCCAGGGTTTGCTAAAATTCTGAATACTGCAGCATTAGCTATTGTTCCACTTATTGGCCTTAGGTCAGAGTTTTTAGCTGGAGTTACTTCGTTCATTAATTCTATTGCTAGGCTCTCTATTTCATCAACATATTTTGTACCTTGATAAAACCTTTTGTAAG comes from the Acidianus infernus genome and includes:
- the glyA gene encoding serine hydroxymethyltransferase; the protein is MELPEELTKVIQLTKEQNTWRRTETINLIASENVMSPLAEAVYMSDFMSRYAEGKPYKRFYQGTKYVDEIESLAIELMNEVTPAKNSDLRPISGTIANAAVFRILANPGDKALIAPVQAGSHVSHTKFGTLGALGIQHIEMPFDKENINVDVDKAIKMIEEVKPKFVVLGGSLYLFPHPTKELAPHVHAVGAKLVYDAAHVYGLIVGKAWSNPLDEGADVMTTSTHKTFPGPQGGSILSNDDELFKEISRTIFPWFVSNHHLHRLPATAVTLIEMKYFGKDYASQITKNAKKLAEALAERGFKVVGEHLGYTKSHQVAVNVRELGGGAKIAKLLEEANIIVNKNLLPCDTPETVSNPSGLRIGVQEMTRYGMKEDEMDEIAELMKKVAIDGKDPKEVKKEVIELRKRFLEVKYTFNVDLSSYSSKSIPMII